In Ipomoea triloba cultivar NCNSP0323 chromosome 7, ASM357664v1, a single genomic region encodes these proteins:
- the LOC116024026 gene encoding putative F-box protein At3g10240: MEASASLSNIPIDIIRHILLQSPVKSVIRCQCVCKQWRSLIQDDSDFKLSYRGQKRVIILLDEFDRFVVRSTSHDLRLQRHKWPFGEGYQLIRARNKYFVTLLCYCNGLVLVVTERDLLLWNLSSRCSTKVLERPYPYPESILAGLCYDSCTRDYKAVLVHYSAYGPKLVLSASLNHKEWRPIEFPYSCLHSSIKCGVNFRNTFYWWVVSGINQDWDILYWDNKIIYFDPVSDEFRNLLTPN; encoded by the coding sequence ATGGAAGCTTCAGCTTCGTTGTCAAACATACCTATTGACATTATTCGACATATACTTTTGCAGTCGCCGGTGAAATCTGTGATCCGGTGCCAATGCGTATGTAAACAGTGGCGTTCGTTGATACAAGACGACTCAGATTTCAAGCTATCGTATCGTGGACAAAAACGAGTGATCATCCTCTTGGACGAATTCGACAGATTCGTCGTTAGATCCACAAGCCATGATCTTCGTCTTCAAAGGCATAAATGGCCGTTCGGAGAGGGTTATCAATTGATTCGTGCAAGAAACAAATACTTTGTTACATTATTGTGTTATTGCAATGGGCTTGTGCTTGTGGTGACGGAGAGAGATCTTTTATTGTGGAATCTGTCCTCCAGGTGTTCGACGAAAGTTCTTGAGCGGCCATATCCATATCCGGAGTCTATCCTTGCAGGGTTATGTTATGACTCCTGCACTAGAGATTACAAGGCCGTCCTAGTACATTACAGCGCTTATGGCCCTAAACTAGTCCTCTCTGCCAGCCTCAACCACAAAGAGTGGCGACCAATTGAGTTCCCTTATAGTTGCTTGCATAGTTCTATTAAATGTGGTGTTAACTTCCGCAATACATTTTATTGGTGGGTGGTAAGTGGAATCAATCAGGATTGGGATATCTTGTATTGGGATAATAAGATCATATATTTTGATCCTGTGAGTGATGAATTCAGAAACTTGCTCACCCCGAACTAG